One Algoriphagus sp. Y33 genomic window, CTGCACCGGCTTTCATTTCTGAAACACAGGCATATACAACTAACCTAGCTGAAGGTGTGGTAGTCGAATGGAATCCTTCTACCATGGAAATTACAAAAGTTCATAACGTAGATGCCTTCCCTGATTTGGGTTTTGATAATTTATTATTTGAATTCAACAAAGAAGTTACGGATGATGGAAGGATTCTTATTCCAATTGAAACTGGTGAATTAGGCATTTGTTGTGATTACCCTGCGGGAGTCGCCGGGGCAAGAACAGCTATATTTGATCCTACTACATCAACTGTAACTTATAATATAGATAACAGATTAATTGGTTCAGATAATGCTCATTATACTGATCCGGTTACAGGCACCAGATACGCTGTTCCGGTCTGGGGGAATTCTTTAGTACCTGCTTTCTTTAATAACCCGGAAACTTTACCGAACCCACACTCATTACTGAAAGTAAATAATGATGGTTCCTTCGATGCGGGTTATGAATATAATCTTGATGATGTATTGGAAATGACATTGTATTTTGGTACTTCTTTTATTTACGACAACAAAATAGTGTTTACCTATGTCGGCGATGATTATACTTGGGGTAGCTTTGATGATAGATATACTATTTTATATACAGGAAACTTCAAAGCTGCTTTAGTTGATTTAGAAACCAATGAGGTTAAGCCTTTCGATGCTTTTAGTGGTTATACCAGTGCCAGAGCATTCGGAATTATTGATGGAAAACCTTTCATAAATGCAAGCGCCATTGATTCAGATGGGAATCAAACAAGTTATCTATTGCAACAAAATGCTATCGATGATTACACTGAAGTTACTAAACACGTAGGTGGTGGTATCGAACATTTCAACAAGCTTTGGTAAAAGCTTGTCAATTTCATCTATTATAAATTATAAAAGTCCTAGCTCACAATGGTCGTAGTAAGTCGCTTCGGCCATTGTGAGCTAACCTTTGAAACCACAGATGATAATGATGCTATTAATGCTGACCTACGCAGTAATTTTTACCTTTAAAAAATAATGGTCCTCTTACTCCTTCTGATTGCCAGTTACTTATTCTACATGGCTTCCAAATATTTCCCTATTAGTCGCATGAAGCATAAAATAAAATCGGGCAAAAACCAGCTTAAAAGTGTTGCCTCTCTTATGGTATTGGTAGCTTGGTGGTTTTTATACTTGGAATATGAGGCTTTTTCGGCCATTGTTTATTTACTGTTTGCCATCGGTACCCTTATGTCAGCACTTGTAATCACCCTCAAGCTCAGCCCAAAATGGAATTATGTATGGGCGGCTATCGGTATTTTGTTCCTCATTGTTGATTTTATTTAACATGCCGGCAAAAAAAGAGTATTTATCCGGACCCTGGAAGCGGTTTAGCAAGCTTATGGCAGCCATATTCGGTGCCTATATAGCTGCTATGTCGCTACATGTGGCCCTGGCAAAAGTGGCTATGCCGAATGAAACTCCCATTGTCCTGTCAGGTTCCTATACAGGTTTTGTGGTTTGGGTAGGATTAATGGTGATGGTCTATTTTATCAAAAAGGCCTGGCACGCCTGGCTTTTGCTTTTGGCAATTTCATTTTTTTCGGGATTGATTATTTTCTTCTAAAGCATCAAAAATGAAACTCAAAGGACTGGGAGATAAGACTTACAATATGCTGTTCCATACACATACAGTGGCTGGAATTGTGATCAGTTTTGCACTTTTTGTGATATTCTTTGCGGGAGCATTTTCCCTATTCAGACATGAGATCACTCAGTGGGAAAATCCTGAGGCACGCCAAGCTATCAATTCAGATTATGATTATGATAAGGCACTGGCTAAATTGGACAGCGTCTATACTATTGATTGGCACGACAATGCCTCTTTGATCTTTCCCGATGAAAAAAATCCACTGTTTACAGTCTATGCCTATCAGAAAACTGATGACAATTCTTTTCACCGTATTTCTGCGTACATCGCTCCGGATACCTATAGGGTTCAAGACTTGTCGCATCCCCATACAACCGTAGGAGATACGATTTATTACCTTCACTATTTCGGGCAGATACCTGTTGTAGGTCTTTATCTGTCAGGATTGGTTTCCCTGTTCTTTTTCTTTGCGATTGTCAATGGCCTGTTAATCCATTGGAGAAACTTGTTTACCAAATTCTTTGCCTTTTTTACCGAAGGTAAGTGGAGGAACATTTGGACAAATGCACATACGGTACTTGGGGTTTTGGGATTGCCCTTTCAACTGATCTATGCCATTACCGGAGCGTTTTTTGGCCTGCTCACGCTCATCTTGATACCCACCGTATTTTTACTTTATAATGGTGATGTAAGCAAAGTGTACAACAAAGTGTCTCCAGAGGACTCCATCGTAGTGGATGAAAATGCACCAGAATCCCAGAACTTATCAATCAGGGAACTTGCCAAACACGTGAAAGAAGCCTACCCTAACCATCAGATCCGCTATGCAGATATGCGGAATTATGGTAAAGAAGATGCTGTGATTACTTTTCATTTTGATGATTTTGGAGGGTTGATGTCCAACGGTAAGTTCGTCATGTACATGCGCGATGGCAAACTTTTGCCAGAGTACAGCGTCCTGCCCAACGAAAAATCGTACAGCCAGGCTATCATTTCTGTTTTGGGCAAGCTGCACTTTGGAGACTTTGGAGGCATGACCATGAAGGTTATTTATTTTGTCCTTTCCTTGATTACCTGCTTTATGATCATCAGTGGAGTAATGATCTGGCGTACTGCCAGGGACAACAAAAGATATTCTTATAAACAACGGCTTTTTCATCATCGGGTAACCCTAGTGTATTTGGCCATTTGTTTAAGTATGTTTCCCGCATTCGCAGTTATCTTTTTGGCCAACAAGCTTGTTCCAATAGAAATGGCAGACAGGGTAGGGTTAGTCAATACGGTTTTCTTTTTGAGCTGGCTTGTTTTGATTGTTGTTGGTTTGTTCTGGAAGAGTTACTCCAAGCTCAACCGCAACTATCTTGTAATTGGAGGGGTACTCGCTATGCTGGTGCCTGTTGCAAATGGAATTGTTACAGGTGATTGGATGTGGAGCACCTGGAGGACTATCCCTTATGTAGCTTACGTAGATTTATTTTGGCTTATAGTTGGTTTCCTCACCCTTTACATTTCACTCAAAGTACTGATGGTAAAAAACGCATCTGATAAACCAATACATTAATGATAAACCAATACATTAATAATGCGAATCAAGGGTTAAAATATAAGGTTATAAAAGCTGCGGCAATTTTGCTGAAAACATGAACAGGCAATCCTTTAGTAGAGTGTACTTTACCGGCTCTCTGGATGTGGATTTTGGCAATGTGCCAATTAAAGAACGACTCGATGGGTTGTCTTGCAGTAGAAACAGCTTTAGAGAATAAATCATCAGCCGCTTTATTTCTTTTCTTGCACAAGCCTTTTAGTTACTGAAAGCTAAAATTTTACCGCTGACTAGCACCTTCTGGTCTGCTTTGTGAGTTGGAATGTTGTAAGAGGGGCGAATAGAATAAGTAGGTAGATGCGTGCTTTTTAAACCTCCTTGCTTAGTTTTGCGCTGTTATTGATTTATTCCCCCTTGTAAACTTTTCGATAGTGGAGCTGAAGCATGGTTTTTACCTGAAGTCTAAAAATGAACAGGTGTGGATTCAGGTAAGAATAGGATTAACTGCTTTACTGGTTCTCCTGTTGGTTTTTCTTGGTTGCTGGAAATCCGGCTTTTTTCTTCCCTTGATTATAGGCATTCCACTTATCCTATCGCTTGTAGCTCCCTTTTTTGATGTGCCTGCGCTAAAAAAGAGCGGGGATTTGATTTATTATTCTCCTTTATTTCTGGCAGAAAAGCAAAAGAAGGGGTTAATCACCGTCCATGGGGGTACCCTGTTTGATTATGTTTTTGTGCTAGACAGGAGCCTTAATGGAAGGCAGCGAAGTAATTTGATTATGGAGCAATACCTTGAAGGATTGGTCAACCTGATTGATCATCTTCAACGTGTGAACTCTGAGAACCTTACCATCCGGGGCACCAGCTATATCCTGAATAAGAGAACGGTAAAGAAAATCGGCTTTCAGGTAGTTCAGACTGATTTTTTGCAAAGATGTATGTTGCTATACAATTACTTCAACCTTGTGGTTGCCAATTCCCTGGCAAAAGGTAAACTGACTTTTCCAAAGCTGGGGCAAACCAAAACCTTTGAGACCAAACTCTATGATCTGATGGAAAGGAGAGATTTTATCAAAAGCTTGAATGAGAAATTGAAGCAAAGACAAGTACTTTAGCAGCCTATCAAGCCCGATTTCATTAGCTCCTAAGTAACAAAATTGAACTTTGGTAATGTGGATTCTGGGTAAGGAATTATTTGCAAACCCTTTATTGTTTTGGCTTAAACTTCATCAAACATCCTCATTGCAAGCAGTCCATTTCCCACAGCCCCGCCTGCACGGATAGCGGATGTAATGAACACGGTTTCGGCAATTTCCTCTTTGGTGGCGCCTGCTTTTTTAGCGTTTTGGATATGCGATTCCATACAATAGGCACATTGGGTAGTCAGTGCCACGGCTATAGACATCAATTCCCGGTATTTGACGGGAATTACTCCATCGCCTCGCTCTGCCGTATGCTTTAGATTCATAAAAGCTGCTGATTCCT contains:
- a CDS encoding PepSY domain-containing protein, which encodes MKLKGLGDKTYNMLFHTHTVAGIVISFALFVIFFAGAFSLFRHEITQWENPEARQAINSDYDYDKALAKLDSVYTIDWHDNASLIFPDEKNPLFTVYAYQKTDDNSFHRISAYIAPDTYRVQDLSHPHTTVGDTIYYLHYFGQIPVVGLYLSGLVSLFFFFAIVNGLLIHWRNLFTKFFAFFTEGKWRNIWTNAHTVLGVLGLPFQLIYAITGAFFGLLTLILIPTVFLLYNGDVSKVYNKVSPEDSIVVDENAPESQNLSIRELAKHVKEAYPNHQIRYADMRNYGKEDAVITFHFDDFGGLMSNGKFVMYMRDGKLLPEYSVLPNEKSYSQAIISVLGKLHFGDFGGMTMKVIYFVLSLITCFMIISGVMIWRTARDNKRYSYKQRLFHHRVTLVYLAICLSMFPAFAVIFLANKLVPIEMADRVGLVNTVFFLSWLVLIVVGLFWKSYSKLNRNYLVIGGVLAMLVPVANGIVTGDWMWSTWRTIPYVAYVDLFWLIVGFLTLYISLKVLMVKNASDKPIH
- a CDS encoding carboxymuconolactone decarboxylase family protein produces the protein MTSIKNGMIPFSIQGQVEQSKLVNVAICQYFLYTSLLFIPINASPVKEYQNPKDRKYTKQLLDAAPKESAAFMNLKHTAERGDGVIPVKYRELMSIAVALTTQCAYCMESHIQNAKKAGATKEEIAETVFITSAIRAGGAVGNGLLAMRMFDEV